ATGGGCGCGGCGCGCATGGCCGTCAGTACGATGCCGTTCTCCACGGCGCAGTAGAAGCTCAGGCTGAGGTCCTCGTTGACCCGTTGGATCGAACGCACGTAGGCATGGTCGTGCAGGCGTACCGCCAGCGGGTGGCGGGCGAAGACCACCTCGTCGAGCTCGTCGACCCGACACCCCACCAGTCGCGCATACTCCTCGGCGGCCGGCTCGGCGTTGAGCTCGATCACGCGCCGATGCTCGCGGTCGGCGGCAGTGACCACCAGCTTGTCGTCGAGCGGACGCAGGTGGTGGGTGGTGAACACCTCGAAGTCGAGCGGGGTGTTGATCATCACCACCACCGCGGCGGCGGTGCGAAAGCGCCCGTTGCCGTAGACGTGGGTGCCGGCCAGGCGGTTGTCATCGCCGGCGCTGCCGCCGAAGTGCGGGATGCTGCCGAGCGCCGCGTTGAGCGTTGCCAGCACGCGCTCTTCGCTGGCCGACAGGCCATCGAGCAGGGTCAGGGCGAAGGTATGGCCCTTGATCGGGGCGATGCCCGCCTGTCGGCAACGATCGAGGAGCCCATCGGTGAGCTGCTGCGCGGCGAGCAGCGAGACCTGCTCCAGGTCGTCGAGCACCGCATGGTCGAGGGCGAAGTCGCGCTGGTCGAAGCCGATGGCGGTGATGCCGCCGCGGCTGTAGCCGGCATCGGTGATCTCGCCGGCGGTGGTGCAGCCGCACAGGGTCACGCCGCCGAAATGCTGCTCCAGGGCTTGGCCGAGCGCCTCGAGGTCGTACTCCGCCGAGCAGAAGAACAGCACGCCGCCGAGACAGGGGTGAAGCAGCCGGCTCGCCAGGTCCTGGGCGGCCATGTCGGGGTCGCGAGAACCGCTGTGGGCGACCAGCACTGCCGCGTGGCGGTCCGGGCTGGTGACGTAGGACGTGGGGAGTTCGATATCCATGGGGCGCTCGCAGTGAATGGCTCCTCAAGTATAGGAAGCGCCCGGGGGCGGGGATATGCCACTTGGGTGGCGTCCTTGGCACCCAGTGGCATACCTAGGTAGTAGACGACCTACCAGGACATGGTGACGCCCAGCGCCACGGTGTCGGTCTGCTCGACGTCACCGCCACCGTCCAGCGCGGCGATGTCGTGTCGATTGACCTCACCGACCAGGGTCAGGTAGTCGTTGATGTCGTGAAACAGCGCCAGGCCTCGCGTGCGGAACTCGAGGCCGGTCTGCTCGTCCTCGGTCTCGCCGAACGACAGCGCCACGCGGTTGGAGCCGAAGCGATAGCCGCCCTGCAGCAGGTAGCCGTCGCTGTCCACCTCGCGCAGCGCGGCGTTGCCCACGTTGTTGGTGAAGAAGGCGTTGACCCCCTCGGCGTTGAACCCGGACGCGCTCAGCGTGAGCGACCCCATGGTGGCCTGAACGCCGTAGCCCACGCCGCGCGAGGTCACCTCTTCCACGTCGGCGTCGCTGTTCTCGGAGGTCTGGTACTGGCCGTTCAGCCAGGTATAGACATCGATGCCGCCCAAGGTGGTTTCCCAGGTGAGCTCGGACTCGAACCGCGGTGCCTCTTCATAACGCCGCCCCAGCGGGCTTTCGTCGGCGGTATGCACCGGATCGAAGATGCCCGCGGCCAGGCGCAGACCGCCGGCCTTGGGCGTGCGATAGGTGATCTGGGCGGTGGGGAACGGATAGGGGTAGCCGGAGCCGATGTTGCCGAACGAGACGCCGCCGAAATCGACCAGCCCCAGGGTGTCGCTGACCTGCCCATGGCCGGAGAGCAACTGGTCGAGGAAGATGTTGGAGCGGGCGAAGAGGC
This portion of the Billgrantia sulfidoxydans genome encodes:
- the nosP gene encoding nitric oxide-sensing protein NosP encodes the protein MDIELPTSYVTSPDRHAAVLVAHSGSRDPDMAAQDLASRLLHPCLGGVLFFCSAEYDLEALGQALEQHFGGVTLCGCTTAGEITDAGYSRGGITAIGFDQRDFALDHAVLDDLEQVSLLAAQQLTDGLLDRCRQAGIAPIKGHTFALTLLDGLSASEERVLATLNAALGSIPHFGGSAGDDNRLAGTHVYGNGRFRTAAAVVVMINTPLDFEVFTTHHLRPLDDKLVVTAADREHRRVIELNAEPAAEEYARLVGCRVDELDEVVFARHPLAVRLHDHAYVRSIQRVNEDLSLSFYCAVENGIVLTAMRAAPILDDLRAALDDIRERLGPPRLVIGCDCFLRRLEIEADGIGEAASALLREQRVVGFNTYGEQCNGMHLNQTFTGVVIGQLRRGHGVR
- a CDS encoding porin, producing MRAQTPLAFGLAAILAAAGHAAQADITLYERDSTRFSADGYINVFYVNTEVDAADSRFDRRQSRVKMGFLPNWIGFNASREVGALTLGARSSFWVTINDSDDNGTETGIDVRQFYGTIEGDWGEVLVGKDFGLFARSNIFLDQLLSGHGQVSDTLGLVDFGGVSFGNIGSGYPYPFPTAQITYRTPKAGGLRLAAGIFDPVHTADESPLGRRYEEAPRFESELTWETTLGGIDVYTWLNGQYQTSENSDADVEEVTSRGVGYGVQATMGSLTLSASGFNAEGVNAFFTNNVGNAALREVDSDGYLLQGGYRFGSNRVALSFGETEDEQTGLEFRTRGLALFHDINDYLTLVGEVNRHDIAALDGGGDVEQTDTVALGVTMSW